The Oculatellaceae cyanobacterium genomic sequence ATCTGCACCTTCAACTGAAGCCCAAGCAATTAACTTATTTTCTTCATCACGAATAATATCTGCATCCCATTCAACGCTTGCTCCCATCGGTGCACTAGCTATCCAGTGGGAACGTTTATTATCAATTACCTTCACAGATTTAAGATGCTTCATGAAGGTGGGCAAATTCTCAAAATTGTGCCAAATGCGATACAATTCTGCGGCTGATTTATTAATTGTTACTGTCTTTTCAACCTTCATATTTTGATTCATCCCTGCTTGATCTGATAAACTTTTTTGGGTTGCACCGTGATAAACTAAACCACCTCCGGCGATCGCCATTAGCGCACCTCTCAAAGACCCTTGTCTTAAACCTGTAAGTACCAGCGCGCCACCCCCAATTAGTGATGCCCAGCGTTCAGCATCACCCTGATGAGATTTTTCACCCTGATTTTGATCATCTGGTTGTTGTCCTTGTATTTCCATTTATGGTTACCCCGATAATTTCCAAAAGTG encodes the following:
- a CDS encoding SRPBCC family protein → MEIQGQQPDDQNQGEKSHQGDAERWASLIGGGALVLTGLRQGSLRGALMAIAGGGLVYHGATQKSLSDQAGMNQNMKVEKTVTINKSAAELYRIWHNFENLPTFMKHLKSVKVIDNKRSHWIASAPMGASVEWDADIIRDEENKLIAWASVEGADIDNSGFVRFTPAPGGRGTEVKVVLEYSPPGGVVGATIAKLFGEEPEQQAGDDLRRFKQLMEAGELATTEGQPSGRSK